A region of Solanum dulcamara chromosome 7, daSolDulc1.2, whole genome shotgun sequence DNA encodes the following proteins:
- the LOC129894877 gene encoding agamous-like MADS-box protein AGL62, whose product MEDKKIAEDPKISGMKIENEVDQDGMFSKLRSDFYKKASKLVRECDIDVGIVLFPPSGDSSSFFHPTADAIIGRLMNPTIEFNADDVTKYEAWLDSASFKMKYILELLENEATSSSPSQ is encoded by the coding sequence ATGGAGGACAAGAAGATTGCAGAGGACCCAAAGATTTCAGGAATGAAAATAGAAAATGAAGTTGACCAAGATGGCATGTTCTCGAAACTTCGTTCTGACTTCTATAAGAAAGCCAGTAAACTCGTTCGAGAATGTGATATCGATGTTGGAATAGTTCTTTTTCCACCTTCTGGTgattcttcttcattttttcatCCGACGGCTGATGCAATCATCGGCCGTCTGATGAATCCTACGATAGAATTCAATGCAGATGATGTAACCAAGTATGAAGCTTGGTTGGATTCGGCTAGTTTTAAAATGAAGTATATTTTGGAGTTATTGGAAAATGAAGCTACATCCTCATCACCATCCCAATGA
- the LOC129895293 gene encoding protein AE7-like 1 isoform X1, translating into MTLGLINANPVVHEKKERIARADDLPHADDAVDPLDIYDVVRDIRDPEHPYSLEQLSVLSEESITVDEKLGRILITFTPTIQHCTMATVIGLCLREKLKNCFPPHFKVDIKVAPGSHADEESVNKQLSDKERVAAAMENPNLRQLVDECLYSSEL; encoded by the exons ATGACTTTGGGACTAATCAATGCAAATCCAGTGGTTCACGAGAAGAAGGAAAGAATCGCTCGTGCTGATGATCTTCCTCACGCCGATGACGCCGTTGATCCTCTCGATATTTATGAT GTTGTGAGGGATATAAGAGATCCGGAGCATCCATATTCTTTAGAGCAGCTGAGTGTACTCTCCGAGGAGTCCATAACTGTTGACGAGAAGCTTGGACGCATTCT gaTAACTTTCACCCCAACCATCCAGCACTGTACCATGGCAACTGTCATTGGCCTCTGTTTGAGAGAGAAGTTGAAGAATTGCTTCCCTCCACATTTTAAG GTAGATATAAAAGTAGCTCCTGGATCTCATGCGGATGAAGAGTCAG ttaataagcagttgagtgatAAAGAACGGGTTGCTGCTGCCATGGAGAATCCAAATCTTCGCCAGCTTGTAGACGAGTGTCTCTATTCGAGTGAGCTTTAA
- the LOC129895293 gene encoding protein AE7-like 1 isoform X2 produces MLQLNRSSSIHSCNFETPSIHVVRDIRDPEHPYSLEQLSVLSEESITVDEKLGRILITFTPTIQHCTMATVIGLCLREKLKNCFPPHFKVDIKVAPGSHADEESVNKQLSDKERVAAAMENPNLRQLVDECLYSSEL; encoded by the exons atgctTCAGCTAAATCGGAGTTCTTCAATTCATAGCTGCAATTTCGAAACTCCG TCTATACATGTTGTGAGGGATATAAGAGATCCGGAGCATCCATATTCTTTAGAGCAGCTGAGTGTACTCTCCGAGGAGTCCATAACTGTTGACGAGAAGCTTGGACGCATTCT gaTAACTTTCACCCCAACCATCCAGCACTGTACCATGGCAACTGTCATTGGCCTCTGTTTGAGAGAGAAGTTGAAGAATTGCTTCCCTCCACATTTTAAG GTAGATATAAAAGTAGCTCCTGGATCTCATGCGGATGAAGAGTCAG ttaataagcagttgagtgatAAAGAACGGGTTGCTGCTGCCATGGAGAATCCAAATCTTCGCCAGCTTGTAGACGAGTGTCTCTATTCGAGTGAGCTTTAA